The region GGCGGTGTGGCGGTACTGTCGCTACTGTTGGGCGTTATCGGCTGGGGCGGGCTGCTACTGTTACGGCGTTTGACGGTGAAACGACTGGCGTTGCGTTTGGCTATTAATCGTCTGTTGCGTCAGCCGTGGTCGACACTCAGTCAACTGGCCGCGTTTTCGCTGTCTTTCATGCTCTTAGCGTTGCTACTGGTGATGCGCGGCGATTTACTGGATCGCTGGCAGCAGCAGTTGCCACCGGGCAGCCCGAACTATTTCCTGCTGAACATCACGGCGGAACAGGTGCCGCAGGTGAGGGACTTCCTCTCTCAGCATAACGTGATGCCAGAGCAGTTCTTCCCGATTATTCGTGCGCGGCTGACGGAAATTAATCAACAGATTGCGACGGAAGTGATCCATGAGGACGATCCGGGCGGCAACACGGTGAACCGTGAACTGAACCTAACCTGGATGAACGGGATTCCGCAGCACAACGTACTGGTGGAAGGGGAAGCACCCAAGGCGGGTGAAGTCTCGATGGAAGCGAAAGAAGCCAAAGAGATGGGGATCAAGATTGGCGATACGTTGACCTTTACTGGTGATACGCAGCCGTTTAGCGCTACGGTAACCAGTTTCCGTCAGGTGGATTGGGAAAGCTTGCGTCCGAACTTCTTCTTTATTTTCCCCGTAGGGGCGTTGGATAACCAGCCGCAATCCTGGCTGACCAGCTTCCGCTACGATGGCGATGAGAAGATGATTACCCAACTGAATCGCCAGTTCCCGACGGTGAGCGTGCTGGATATCGGCAGTATTCTGCGTCAGGTTGGGCAGGTCTTGCAGCAGGTAAGCCGTGCGCTGGAAATTATGGTCATTCTGGTGTTGTTCTGCGGTGTATTGCTGCTGCTGGCACAAATTCAGGTCGGGATGCGTCAACGGCGTCAGGAACTGATGGTGTACAGAACGCTTGGCGCCGGATTACGCCTGCTGCGCACCACGTTGTGGTGTGAGTTTGCGGTACTGGGGCTGGTGGCAGGAACGGCGGCGGCGATTGGCGCAGAATCGGCTTTGTGGCTATTGCAGCGTAAGGTCTTTAACTTTGCCTGGGAACCGAATATCACGATGTGGATAACGCTCCCGTTAATCGCGGCGTTCCTGCTGTCGCTCTGCGGCGGCTGGCTGGGACTACGACTCTTACGCGGTAAAGCCCTGTTCCGCCAGTTCGCTGGGTAACGGACGAAAAACAGGCCGGGGGAACCGGCCTGTTTACGTTTGGAAAAGAAAGAACAATGTTTTGCGCGCGTGATTTGGGAAAGCGTTACTCGGCGGCATAACCCTGTGGAGGAATACGCACGCTGTCCAACCAGGCTTCATTTTCGCGCATCACCAATCGACCGTTCAGGAACCAGTTAATGACCATCGGATAAATCGTGTGCTCATGCGTCTTCACGCGTTCGCTTAGACTTTCTTCCGTATCGTCACTAAATACTGGCACTTTCGCTTGCAGAATTAGCGGGCCGCCATCCAGTTCATCGGTGACAAAATGCACGGACGTGCCGTGTTCCCGATCGCCGTTTTCCAGCGCTTTGCGGTGCGTATGCAATCCAGGATATTTCGGCAGCAGGGACGGGTGAATATTCAGCATTTTGCCTGCGAATTGCGCGACAAATTCCGGGCTGAGGATGCGCATATAGCCTGCTAAGACCACCAGCGCCGGTTCATATTGCTCAATTTCATTTGCCAGTGCCGCATCAAATGCAGCGCGGTCGGCAAAATCTTCAGGGTTCAAGACGCACGTAGGAATATCCGCATTCTGTGCGCGTTCTAGCCCGTAAGCCTCCGCATTATTACTGAATACGGCGACGATCTTTCCTTTAAGGCGCCCGTTCTTACAGGCGTCAATTAACGCCTGTAAGTTGCTTCCATGACCTGAAATCAGCACAACGATGTTTTTCATCAGTTAATAACCACTGCGTCTCCGGCATCGGTTTGAGTAATGACGCCGATTTTCCATGCGTTTTCGCCGCTGCTGTTGAGTAATGCAACGGCCTCGTCTGCCTGTTCGGCTGGCAGTGCGATGATCATACCAACACCGCAGTTGAAAGTACGATACATTTCATGGCGGCTGACATTACCGGCCTGTTGCAGCCAGTTAAAGACAGCAGGCCATTGCCAACTGGATTCGTCGATAGTCGCCTGCATGCCTTCTGGCAACACGCGTGGGATATTTTCCCAGAAGCCGCCGCCAGTCAGGTGAGAAATCGCGTGGACATCCACTTTCTCAATCAGGGACAGGATAGATTTCACGTAGATTTTGGTCGGTGCCAACAGGTGATCGGCCAGCGGTTTGCCTTCCAGCTCGAACTGCTCTGGATTGGTCTTGCTGACTTCAAGCACTTTACGTACCAGCGAATAGCCGTTGGAATGTGGCCCGCTGGACGCGAGGGCAACCAGAACATCGCCATTTTTGACTTTGTTGCCGTCGATGATTTCCGATTTTTCTACGACGCCGACGCAAAAACCAGCAACATCGTAGTCTTCGCCGTGGTACATGCCCGGCATTTCGGCGGTTTCGCCACCGACCAGCGCACAGCCTGATTGCTTACAGCCTTCCGCGATACCGGTAATCACGCTGGCAGCGGTATCGACATCCAATTTGCCTGTGGCGTAATAGTCGAGGAAGAACAGTGGTTCAGCACCCTGAACCACCAGATCGTTCACGCACATCGCAACCAGATCGATACCGATGGTATCGTGGCGCTTCAGATCCATCGCCAGGCGCAGTTTGGTGCCGACTCCGTCAGTGCCGGAAACCAGAATCGGTTCGCGGTATTTTTGCGGTAAGGCGCACAAGGCACCGAAACCACCCAATCCACCCATAACTTCCGGGCGACGGGTCTGTTTCACTACACCTTTAATACGGTCGACCAATGCATTGCCTGCATCGATATCCACGCCTGCGTCTTTATAGCTGAGAGAGGTTTTGTCGGTCACTGCTGAGTCCCCACGAAGGTTACGGGTCGTATTCAGAAAACACGGTATTTAGAAAACATACTGTGGTAAAAATAGTGCGCGCTAATTCTAACAGTGTAGGCAATCGTTTGCGAGTGATGAGTCATCGGCTGGCTATTTTTCGTTAATGGCGACAATTTCTCTTCTCGGTTGATCTGGATCAGGCTTAATCATATGGCGCTAAGTAAAAAAGGCGGTATAATCCCGCGATTTTTTTTACGACGGGCTCTCGTGCCCGCCGCCCTGCGGGCCGCCGCAAGCGGTGTTTAAAAACGCGTTTGGCGTTTTTGTCCGTCCACTAGCCGATGGGGAGATAATGATGAAGATCGTCGAGGTGAAACACCCGCTCGTCAAACACAAACTGGGTTTGATGCGAGAGAACGATATTAGCACGAAGCGTTTTCGTGAACTGGCTTCCGAAGTGGGAAGTTTGCTGACTTACGAAGCGACGGCTGACCTGGCAACCGAAAAAGTCACCATTGATGGTTGGTGCGGTCCGGTTGAAGTCGATCAGATCAAAGGCAAGAAAATTACCGTTGTACCCATTCTGCGTGCAGGATTGGGGATGATGGAAGGCGTGCTGGAAAATGTCCCTAGCGCGCGTATCAGCGTTGTCGGTATTTACCGTGATGAAGAGACGCTGGAGCCTGTCCCTTATTTCCAGAAGCTGGTTTCCAATATCGAAGAGCGCATGGCGCTGGTGGTTGACCCTATGCTGGCGACCGGTGGCTCGATGATCGCGACGATCGATCTGCTGAAAAAAGCAGGCTGCCACAGCATTAAGGTGCTGGTGTTGGTCGCGGCGCCAGAAGGCATTGCCGCACTGGAGAAAGCTCACCCGGATATCGAGCTTTATACTGCATCCATTGATAAAGGTCTCAACGAGCAGGGTTACATCATGCCAGGCCTGGGCGATGCGGGCGATAAAATATTTGGTACGAAATAACAGGTAAGCCGACTTATAGTCGGCTTTTTTTTGGCGTAAACCTAAGTATTGCCTATGGTGCGCCACGGCCTGTATTACGTCGCACGCGGTTCTTTTATACATCAGCAGCCAACATGTTCCTGCTTCACTACGGTGGGGCGGGATGCGTCTGGCTGTGATAATAAGTGCGGGTCTACCTGCACACACAAATAGCAACACTACAGAGGATATTGAAGATGACTCGTCGCGCCATCGGGGTGAGTGAACGACCCCCCTTGTTACAAACCATCCCGTTGAGTTTCCAGCATCTGTTCGCGATGTTTGGCGCTACCGTTCTGGTCCCCATTCTGTTCAAGATCAACCCCGCGACCGTACTGTTATTTAACGGCGTGGGTACGCTGCTTTATTTATTCATTTGTAAGGGAAAAATCCCGGCATATTTGGGGTCGAGCTTCGCATTTATTTCTCCGGTTTTACTGCTGCTGCCGCTGGGATATGAAGTCGCACTGGGTGGTTTCATTATGTGCGGCGTGTTGTTTTGTCTGGTGGCGCTGATTGTTAAGAAAGCGGGCACTGGCTGGCTGAATGTCCTGTTTCCGCCTGCGGCGATGGGGGCGATTGTCGCCGTCATCGGTCTTGAACTGGCGGGTGTTGCAGCAGGGATGGCTGGATTGTTGCCTGCCGATGGCACATCCGTTGATTCCACCGCGGTAACAATTTCTCTGGCGACGCTGGCGATCACCATTCTGGGATCGGTGCTGTTTCGCGGTTTTCTGGCGATCATCCCGATTCTGATCGGGGTACTGGCTGGCTATGCGCTGTCGTTCGCGCTGGGCGTGGTAGATTTAACGCCGATTCGTGAAGCGCACTGGTTCGCGATGCCGACATTCTATACGCCGCGCTTTGAGTGGTTTGCCATTCTGGCGATACTGCCTGCTGCGCTGGTGGTGATTGCGGAACACGTTGGCCACCTGGTGGTGACGGCGAATATCGTGAAGAAAGATCTGATGCGTGAGCCGGGTCTGCACCGTTCTATGTTCGCTAACGGCATTTCAACCGTGTTGTCCGGCTTCTTCGGTTCTACGCCGAATACGACCTATGGCGAAAACATCGGTGTACTGGCGATTACCAAAGTGTATAGCACCTGGGTTATCGGCGGTGCAGCGATCCTCGCGATCCTGCTTTCCTGCGTAGGTAAACTGGCGGCGGCGATTCAGGCTGTACCGGTTCCTGTCATGGGCGGCGTATCGCTGTTGCTGTACGGCGTGATCGGTGCGTCCGGTATTCGCGTGCTGATTGAATCCAAAGTGGATTACAACAAAGCGCAAAACTTGATCCTGACTTCCGTGATTCTGATCATCGGCGTCAGCGGCGCAAAAGTGCATCTGGGCTCGACCGAGCTGAAGGGCATGGCGCTGGCGACGGTTGTCGGTATTGGGATGAGCCTGGTGTTTAAGGTCATCAGCCTGTTCCGTAAAGAGGAAGAAATCCTCGATGCGCCGGAAGAGAACGACGCGCGTTCATAACGGCGTTATTCACCCCGTTGAGGCCGTCAATATCGCGGTCTCAACAGGGACTGGTTTCTGTGGTAAACTCGATCCGTTTTCCTGCCCGTTTTGCTTGAGGTGATTCTGAACACGCCGGCACAGCTTTCATTGCCACTCTACTTACCCGATGACGAAACATTTGCCAGTTTCTATCCGGGCGAAAACGCGTCTCTTCTTGCCGCCATCAATAATGCTTTGTATCAAGAGCATGGTAGCTATATCTATTTTTGGTCACGCGAAGGAGGCGGGCGCAGTCATCTGCTGCATGCTGCCTGTGCCGAACTGTCGCGTCAGGAACGCGCGGTGGGCTATGTGCCGTTAGATAAACGCGCCTACTTTGTGCCGGACGTGCTGGAAGGCATGGAACAGCTGGCGCTGGTCTGTATCGACAATATCGAATCTATCGCAGGCGATGAAGAATGGGAAATGGCGGTATTTAATCTGTATAACCGCATTCAGGAAACGGGGCGAGCCCGGCTGTTAATTACCGGAGATCGTCCGCCGCGTCAGCTAAATTTACGTCTGCCCGATCTGGCTTCTCGTCTCGACTGGGGACAAATCTACAAGCTACAACCGTTATCGGATGACGAAAAGGGGGAGGCATTGCAGCTGCGTGCCAAACTGCGCGGGTTCGAATTGCCAGAAGACGTGAGTCGTTTTCTGCTTAAGCGTTTGGATCGAGAAATGCGCACGTTATTTATGACGCTCGATCAGCTTGACCACGCTTCCATCACTGCACAGCGCAAGCTGACCATTCCTTTTGTGAAAGAGATCCTCGGGCTGTAGCTGGGGATCGCTAGCTGAAGATCCTCGATCTCTGACGGTTACAGAATTTCCAGTACCTGTTCTGGCGGGCGACCAAGACGTGCCTGATCTTGTACCACGACGATAGGGCGCTCGATGAGCTTTGGATTATCGATCATCGCCTGAACAAGTTGCGCTTCCGTCAGCGCTGCGTCGGATAGCCCTAACTGCTGATAAGCCCCTTCTTTGGTTCTCATCAATTCGCGCGCGCTGCTAAAACCCAACTGTTGGATAAGCTGAGCCAGCGTCGCGGCATCGGGCGGTGTGTCGAGATAGAGCACGACGTTTGGGGCAATATTGTGCTCTTGCAGTAGCGCCAGCGTTTCACGGCTTTTGGAGCAGCGCGGGTTGTGGTAAATCGTCACGGATTTTTGCTTTGAAGGCTGTGTCATCGTTATGCTCCTTATCAGGATTTCTGGTACTGGCGGAAACGCTGTTGTAACTGGCGGAACTGATCAATACGGGCATCGTAGCGCGCCTGCTCCAGACTCCCCAGTTTGACCAATGAACTCGCGTTGCTCAGTAGCCGAATAGATTGATCGAGTTGGCCGTTAAGTGCCAGACTCTCTGCACGAGCAGCCAGCTCTTCTGCACGCTGTCCTTGGGCTGCGGCGGCCTGCGCCAACAGCTCCCAGCCGTTCGGATCGTCAGGGTGCGCGTAGGTATAGCGATATAATATTTTGCCAGCGGCAGCCGGCTGCTTCCCTTCCACATAAGCATTCGCCAGATTAAGCTGAAGTACCGGGTTCGCCTGCATACCGGATACGTTTTGTAAACGGGCGATAGCTTGCGTAGCGCGGTTTTGTCCCAGATCGATATCGGTCATCATATCCAGAAACCACGGGTTTTCTGGCGCGCTGCTTAGCAGCGGTTGCAGCACATTGCGCGCGTCATCGT is a window of Pectobacterium punjabense DNA encoding:
- the purM gene encoding phosphoribosylformylglycinamidine cyclo-ligase, whose protein sequence is MTDKTSLSYKDAGVDIDAGNALVDRIKGVVKQTRRPEVMGGLGGFGALCALPQKYREPILVSGTDGVGTKLRLAMDLKRHDTIGIDLVAMCVNDLVVQGAEPLFFLDYYATGKLDVDTAASVITGIAEGCKQSGCALVGGETAEMPGMYHGEDYDVAGFCVGVVEKSEIIDGNKVKNGDVLVALASSGPHSNGYSLVRKVLEVSKTNPEQFELEGKPLADHLLAPTKIYVKSILSLIEKVDVHAISHLTGGGFWENIPRVLPEGMQATIDESSWQWPAVFNWLQQAGNVSRHEMYRTFNCGVGMIIALPAEQADEAVALLNSSGENAWKIGVITQTDAGDAVVIN
- the uraA gene encoding uracil permease — protein: MTRRAIGVSERPPLLQTIPLSFQHLFAMFGATVLVPILFKINPATVLLFNGVGTLLYLFICKGKIPAYLGSSFAFISPVLLLLPLGYEVALGGFIMCGVLFCLVALIVKKAGTGWLNVLFPPAAMGAIVAVIGLELAGVAAGMAGLLPADGTSVDSTAVTISLATLAITILGSVLFRGFLAIIPILIGVLAGYALSFALGVVDLTPIREAHWFAMPTFYTPRFEWFAILAILPAALVVIAEHVGHLVVTANIVKKDLMREPGLHRSMFANGISTVLSGFFGSTPNTTYGENIGVLAITKVYSTWVIGGAAILAILLSCVGKLAAAIQAVPVPVMGGVSLLLYGVIGASGIRVLIESKVDYNKAQNLILTSVILIIGVSGAKVHLGSTELKGMALATVVGIGMSLVFKVISLFRKEEEILDAPEENDARS
- the hda gene encoding DnaA inactivator Hda; this encodes MILNTPAQLSLPLYLPDDETFASFYPGENASLLAAINNALYQEHGSYIYFWSREGGGRSHLLHAACAELSRQERAVGYVPLDKRAYFVPDVLEGMEQLALVCIDNIESIAGDEEWEMAVFNLYNRIQETGRARLLITGDRPPRQLNLRLPDLASRLDWGQIYKLQPLSDDEKGEALQLRAKLRGFELPEDVSRFLLKRLDREMRTLFMTLDQLDHASITAQRKLTIPFVKEILGL
- the arsC gene encoding arsenate reductase (glutaredoxin) (This arsenate reductase requires both glutathione and glutaredoxin to convert arsenate to arsenite, after which the efflux transporter formed by ArsA and ArsB can extrude the arsenite from the cell, providing resistance.) yields the protein MTQPSKQKSVTIYHNPRCSKSRETLALLQEHNIAPNVVLYLDTPPDAATLAQLIQQLGFSSARELMRTKEGAYQQLGLSDAALTEAQLVQAMIDNPKLIERPIVVVQDQARLGRPPEQVLEIL
- the upp gene encoding uracil phosphoribosyltransferase, translated to MKIVEVKHPLVKHKLGLMRENDISTKRFRELASEVGSLLTYEATADLATEKVTIDGWCGPVEVDQIKGKKITVVPILRAGLGMMEGVLENVPSARISVVGIYRDEETLEPVPYFQKLVSNIEERMALVVDPMLATGGSMIATIDLLKKAGCHSIKVLVLVAAPEGIAALEKAHPDIELYTASIDKGLNEQGYIMPGLGDAGDKIFGTK
- the purN gene encoding phosphoribosylglycinamide formyltransferase translates to MKNIVVLISGHGSNLQALIDACKNGRLKGKIVAVFSNNAEAYGLERAQNADIPTCVLNPEDFADRAAFDAALANEIEQYEPALVVLAGYMRILSPEFVAQFAGKMLNIHPSLLPKYPGLHTHRKALENGDREHGTSVHFVTDELDGGPLILQAKVPVFSDDTEESLSERVKTHEHTIYPMVINWFLNGRLVMRENEAWLDSVRIPPQGYAAE